The DNA region CGCCCGCGCGCTGCGTGCCCGCCTTCGCGGGCACGGGGTGTTCACCCTCAACCTCGTCTCGAGCCCCGGCACCGGCAAGACGCGCCTGCTCGAGGTCCTGCTCCGCCGGCTCGTGGAGCGGGGCATCCGCGTCCATGCACTGGTCGGCGACCTGGCGACCGACAACGACGCGCAGCGGCTCGCGCGCAGCGGCGCGCCGGTGCGGCAGATCCTCACGCAGGGCCGATGTCATCTCGAGGCCGAGATGATCGCGCAGCACCTCGAGGGTTGGGACCTCGAAGCCTGCGACCTGCTGGTGATCGAGAACGTCGGCAACCTCGTGTGCCCGTCGAGCTACGACCTCGGGGAGGATGCCCGCATCGCCTTGCTGTCGGTCACCGAAGGCGAGGACAAGCCGCTCAAGTACCCCGCGATCTTCAACTCCGCGGACGTGGCGGTGATCACCAAGGTGGACCTGGCTGAGGCGTGCGAGGCCGACCTCGGGGCCCTGCACGCCAACCTGCAGGCGATACGTCCCGGCATCACCGTGTTCGAGACCTCGGCGCGGACCGGGACCGGCCTCGACGCGCTCCTCGACTGGATCACCGCCCGGCAGTCCGAGCGAGGCGCGTCCCTGCAGGGCGCGGCGCCGCGATGAGGTACCTCGACGAGTTCCGGGACGGCGATCTCGCACGCCGCCTCGCCGACGACATCACGCGCATCGTCACGCGGCCGTGGGCGATCATGGAGGTCTGTGGCGGGCAGACGCACGCCATCATCCGCAACGGCATCGACCAGATCCTGCCGCCCGAGATCGAGCTGATCCACGGGCCCGGCTGCCCGGTGTGCGTGACGCCGCTCGAGGTCATCGACCAGGCGATCGCCATCGCGGCGCGCCCGGGCGTCATCTTCTGCTCGTTCGGCGACATGCTGCGCGTGCCGGGCAGCAGCCGCGACCTGTTCCAGGTCAAGAGCGAGGGCGGCGACGTGCGCGTCGTCTATTCCCCCCTCGACGCGGTCCGCCTCGCGCAGGCCCACCCGGAGCGGGAGGTCGTCTTCTTCGCCATCGGCTTCGAGACCACCGCACCCGCCAACGCCATGGCCGTGCACGTCGCCCGCCAGCACGGCGTGCGCAACTTCTCGATGCTCGTGTCGCACGTGCTCGTGCCGCCGGCCATCGCCGCCATCATGACCGCGCCGCGCAACCGGGTGCAGGCCTTCCTGGCGGCCGGGCACGTCTGCGCCGTGATGGGATTGCGCGGGTACCCGGCGCTGGCTGAGCGCTTCCACGTGCCGATCGTGGTGACCGGCTTCGAGCCGCTCGACGTGCTGGAGGGCATCCGCCGCGCCGTGCGGCAGCTCGAGGCCGGCGAGGCGCGCGTCGAGAACGCCTACGCCCGCGTCGTCACCGACGAGGGGAACACGGCCGCGCAGCGCATGTTGGCGGAGGTGTTCGAGGTGTCCGATCGCGCGTGGCGCGGCATCGGGACCATCCCGGGCAGCGGGTGGCGCCTCGCGGACGCGTACCGGGAGTTCGATGCCGCGATCCGCTTCGACGTCGGCGGCATCCGCACTGCCGAGTCGCCCCTCTGCCGCAGCGGCGAGGTGCTGCAGGGCGCGCTCAAGCCCAACGAGTGCCCGGCGTTCGGCACCACCTGCACGCCACGCACGCCGCTTGGCGCGACGATGGTGTCGGGCGAGGGCGCGTGCGCGGCCTACTACCACTACGGGCGCTTCCGCGCCGCGGCGCCGACCGCCTGACATGGCCGAGACCGCATTGCCCGGACCCGGCGGCGGCCCGGACTTCGAGTCCTGGGCGTGTCCGCTGCCCTTGCGCGACTACCCGCGCGTGGTGCTCGGGCACGGCGGCGGCGGCGCGCTGTCGGAGGAACTGGTCCGGCACCTTTTCGTGCCCGCCTTCGGCAACCCGGCGCTCGACGCGCTCGGCGATGCCAGCCTCGTCGACGTTCCCGCCGGGCGGCTCGCACTCTCGACCGACGGCTTCGTCGTGCGACCGCTGGTCTTCCCGGGAGGCAGCATCGGCGAGCTCGCGGTCAACGGCACGGTCAACGATCTCGCGATGCGCGGCGCCACGCCGCTCTACCTCACCGCGGGCTTCGTGATCGAGGAAGGGCTGGCGATGTCGGTGCTCGGCACCGTGGTGGCGCGCATGGCGGCGGCGGCAGCGGCGGCCGGCGTGCAGATCGTCGCGGGCGACACCAAGGTGGTCGAGCGCGGCCACGGCGACAGCCTCTACGTGACGACGACGGGCGTCGGCGTGGTGCCGTCGGGCCTGCCGCCCATCGGCCCGGCGCAGGCCCGGCCTGGCGACAAGGTGTTGTTGAGCGGATCGATCGGCGATCACGGCATCGCCGTGATGAGCGTGCGCGAGTCGCTCGCCTTCGAGACCGCGATCGTCAGCGACTGCGCGGCCCTGCACGGCCTGGTCGGCTGCATCCTCCACGACGATGGGCGCATCCGCGTGCTGCGCGATCCGACGCGGGGCGGGCTCGCGGCCACCCTGAACGAGATCGCCACCGCCTCGGCGGTGGGCATCGTGATCGACGAGCGCCGCGTGCCGGTGAAGCCCGAGGTGCGCGGCGCCTGCGACCTGCTCGGCCTCGACCCCTGGCACGTGGCCAACGAGGGCAAGTGCGTCGCCGTCGTCGCCGCCGACGCGGCCGCCGAGGTGCTCGCCGCGTGGCGCGCGCACCCGCTCGGTCGCGACGCGGCGATCATCGGCGAGGTCGAGGCGGGACGTCCGGGCCTGGTCGCCACGCGCACTTCCCTCGGGGCGACCCGCGTGGTGCCCATGCCGCTCGGGGAACTGTTGCCCCGGATCTGCTGACGCGACACCTGACGCGACTGCCGCCGCGCCAACTGTCGCACGCCCCGAGACTCTGCCCCTGGTCGATCTGATGCCGTTGAGCGCCGCCATCCTTACGTGGGCCTTCGGGCTGGTGACCGGCATGCGCCATGCCCTCGAACCCGATCACGTCGCGGCCCTGTCGACGCTGGTTGCCGAGGGGCACGGCAGTCGCCGCACGGCGTGGCTCGGCGCCTGGTGGGGCCTGGGCCACACGGCCGCGCTGCTCGTCGTCGGGGTGGCGCTCGGCGCGCTGCGCACCTCACTGCCGGCCAGCGTGGAGCATGCGCTCGAGACCGGTGTCGCGGTGATGCTGATGCTGCTCGGGGCGCGGGCCATCTGGCTGGGTGTGCAGGAGATGCGACGGGGCAGCGACGCCTGGCATCGGCACGGTGCGGCCGCGCACCATCATCCGGCCGCCGGCCGTCACCTGCACGTCGGTCGCTGGTCGCTGTCGCCGCGCGCGTTCCTGGTGGGCGTCGTGCACGGGCTGGCGGGCAGCGGCGCACTGGCCGTTCTGGCGATGAGCGAGTTTCCCGGCTTGCCTGCCCGCTTGCTGTTCGTCGCGCTCTTCGGGCTCGGGTCGGTCGCGGCGATGGCCGCACTCTCGGGTCTCGCCGGCTGGCACCTGAGCAGACTCAGCGAGAGACCCGGCGCATCGGCGTGGCTGCAGCTCTCGGCGGGGTTGTTGTCGCTGGTGGTCGGAGGTCTCTGGTTCTGAGCCGGCTACGGCTCGCGGCGGACCCGCTCCGTCCGCGCCGCCGTCGCGTCGGCCCACGCGCGATAGGTGATCGAGGCCGCGCCGAGCTCGATGAGGTCGCCGTCCTGCAGGACGCGGGGCTGCGTCACGCGCTCGCCGCGCACGAACGTGCCGTTGCTCGAGTCGAGATCCTCCACCGTGGCCTCCCCGTCGCGCACCAGGAGCCGGGCGTGTCGCCGTGACACGCCGGAGGCATCCACCCACACGTCGCTGCGCGGGTCGCGCCCGATCACGTACGTGCCGTCGGCGAGTGGAAAGGGGCGGTCGTCGCGCACCAGCCAGCACAGCGGCTCGGCGGCCCGACCCGGCTGGCGTTTCGCGAGGTCCTGCGCGGGACCGCTGAAGGCGTACCCGACGCGATGCACGGTGCGGATGAAGCTGGCCTGACGCGAGTCGTCGCCGATCACCTGGCGTACTTCCGCGACGACGACGCTGAGGTTGGCCTCGCTCACGAACGTGTCGGGCCAGAGGTGCTCCTGGATCTCGCGCTTGGTGACCACGGCCGGGCGGCGCTCGAGCAGCAGCCGCAGCAGGTCGAACGCCTTGGGCGACAGGTGCGCGCGCGCCTCGCCGTCGAGCAACTCGCGCGTGGCGGAATCGAACGTGAAGCGGCCGAAGGCGACCTTCATGCGAGGGGTTGCCGAATCCTTGGAGTTCCCTTGGGACTCGCGCGCGGCGTCCGGTGCATAGTACCCGACACCAGGGGGCACCCGGAGGGGCGATGACGACGGCGAAGGCGCCCAGCGGGCGCGACATCTGGCAGGCGGTGCGAGACGAACTGCGGCTCAACCTGTACCCGCTGCCGTTCAGCACGCTGGCCCCGACCGTCTACCACGTCTACCTCCACGCCGAGGACTTCGCCGCCATCGAGGGCATCGTCCCGGCGATCGTCGCGCAGGTGGGGCAGGCGCTCACCGCGGAGGTCGAGCGGCTCAACCGGGAGATGGGCAGCCGCGTGAAGACGATCATGGCGCGCCTGCTCGAGCGCGACCGTCTGGGAGCGATCGAGATGCCCCCGTCGGGATGGGACGTCCACATCCTTCGCGATCCGGACGAGGAACTGGCGCGCGGCCAGATCGGCATCGTGTCGACGCTGGCCATGCCCGCGCCGGTCGAGCAGGGGGGCACGCCCACCACGCGCATCGTGCGCAGCGTCGTCGGCGGCGGCGCGCGGAGCGCCGCGGTGTCGGAGGTGCCGGTGTCGTCGGTGGGCGCGTCCGGTGCGGCGGTGGGCGGGGCGGCGGCGGCTCGAGGCGCCGACGTGAGCGGCGGGCGCGATCGCGCCCGCCTGGTGTACCAGGACGATCAGGGCCCGCACACCTTCGTGATGCGCAAGGACGCCATCGCCGTCGGCCGGGGCGGCAGCGCCGTGTGGGTCGACGTGCAGATCGCCACCAGCGCGCGGGTCTCGCGCGAGCACCTGCGCATCCGGTGCGACGGCGGCGGGCGGTTCTTCGTCCAGGACGTCAGCGTGTGGGGCACCACCGTCGACGACGTCGCCATCCCGCCGGCCGTGCAGGGCGCCGAGGGCGTCCTGCAGCCGGGCGCGGAGCACCCCTTGCCGGCCCGCGCCCGCATCGGCCTGGCCGGCGCGATCGTCATCGCCTTCGAGGCGCTGGGGGCGTGATGGCCTGGCTGCACGTCCTCTTCCTCCTCTCGCTCGTCTCGGCGGTCGGCTGGATCGGCTGGCTGGCGTGGAGCCACGACCGTGACTGAGGCCACGGCCGTCCGGGCCTGGCAGGCCGCGGCGCGGTCCGACGCGGGCCGCGTGCGCACCAACAACGAGGACCTGCCGCTGCTGGACGCAGAGCGCGGGTTGTTCGGCGTGATCGACGGCGTCGGCGGCCACGCGGCCGGCGAGCTGGCCGCCGCGATCGCCCGCGACGTCATCCTGCAGCGGCTGGCGCGCCCGCTCGGCACGCCGGCCGAGCGCGTGCGCGAGGCGATCGCGCTGGCCAACAACGAGATCTACCGCCGGGCGAGCACCTCGCAGGAGCTCGCCGGCATGACCTGCGTGGTGACGCTGGCGCTGGTGGCCGACGGCCGCCTCACCATCGGCCACGTCGGCGACAGTCGCCTCTACACGATGGGCGTCGAGGGGCTCCGCAAGCGCACGCACGACCACTCGCCGGTCGGCGAGCGCGAGGACGCCAACGAGATCGGCGAGATCGAGGCGATGCGACACCCGCGCCGCCACGAGGTGTTCCGCGACGTCGGCAGTGCGTTGCGCGACAAGGACGAGGCGCATTACGTCGACGTCGTGGAGGCGGCGATCGGCGAGGACGAGGCGCTGCTGGCCTGCAGTGACGGCCTCACCGACATGGTGCCGTCGTCGACGATCGAGCGGCTGGTGCGCGAGCACGCCGGCGATCCTGCCGCCGTGGCCGGGGCGCTGGTGGCTGCCGCCAACGAGGCGGGGGGGCGCGACAACGTGACGGTGGTGTACGCCGAAGGTCCGCGGTTCGCCGCGGCGCTGCGTGGCGCGCTCGTCGCGGCGCCGACCCGCGGCAGCAGCGAGGTCGGCAGGGCACGACCGGGGCCGGTGCGCCGTCTGCTGGCCAGCCGCACGACGTGGTTCGCCCTGGGAGCACTCATCGGCGTGCTCGGCGCGCTGCTGCTCGCCTGGCGGGCCGCGACGCTCACCCCGATCGGCGGTCGCACCATCGTCGCCGCGCCGCAGGCGTCGGCCAGCGTCGGCACGCTCGCGCAGGCCGTGCAGGCGGCGCGTCCCGGCGACGTCATCCGGCTCGAGCCCGGCACGTATGCCGAGGCCGTCACCGTGCCCGAGGGCGTGTCGCTCAGGGCCCGCGTCACCGGCGCGTCGGTGTTCGTCCGCCCCGCCGGCGCGGTCGGCGACTGGACGGCGGTCACGGCGACCGGCGTCCAGGGGGGGACGGTCGCGGGTATTCGCATCACGTCGACCACCGAGGCGCCCGTGCAGGTCGGCGTGCGGGTGATCGGGCAGGGGCGTGCCCTCGAACTGCTGCAGGTCGAAGGGCCGGTCACCAGCGGCGTCGAACTGGACGCCGGCGCCTCGGCGGCCCTGTCGGGCAGCACGTTTGCGGTGCCGTCGGGCGCCGTGCGCCTGGGGCCGCGCGCCGAGCTCGACGCCACCGGCAACCTGGTACAGGCCGCCGGTCGTGCGGCCGGGCCTGGCGTCGTCGTCGGCGAAGCGGCGCGCGTCGCCCTGCGCCGCAACGTGTTTGCAGGCTTTGGCGCGTCACCGGTGGCCGGCCTGCCCGACGTCGAGCGGGAACCGCTGCGCGCCGCCAACGTCGTTGTCTCCGAGTCCTCCTCCCGCTAGCCGCGAGTTCCCTTCCCATGCCCTGGCAGGTCGCTGGATACGAGACCGACGCCGACAAGCCCTTCGATCAGGGCAGCTTCGGCACCGTGTGGCACGCCCGGCGCGTGCGTGACGGGTTGCGGGTGGCGCTCAAGCTGGTGCGGCGCGCGCATGGCGCCGACGCGGCCGAGCGGATCGATGCCGAGCGCCGCGGCGCCATGCTACAGAAGGCCTTCCACGAGGCGCACGGCATGGTGCCGGCGGTGTTCGACGTGGGCCATGACGCCGACGGCGACCTGTACATCGCCATGGAGCTGATCGAGGGCGGATCGCTGGCCGAGGCGATCGCGGCCGGTCCGCTGCCGCCCGAGGTCGCGATCGGCCACGCGCTGGCGATCTGCGGGTTCCTCGAGAAGGCGCACGGCTTCGCGACCACGATCGAAGGCGATCGGTACGACCGGCTCGTGCACGCCGACCTCAAGCCCGGTCACATCGTCGCGCGCCACGGCGTGGACAGCGTGGCCGGCGACCTGGTGGTGCTCGACTTCGGCATCGCCAAGGCGCTCCACAAGGCGACGCCGCTCACCACCAACAACTGGGGGACCTCGGCGTACATGTCGCCGGAGCGGTTGATCGACGGACGCGTCGACGAGCAGGTCGACTACTGGTCGCTCGGCGTGATCCTGTTCGAGATGCTGGCGGGGCACCGGCCCTATCGCGCCCTGCAGGCGCCGTCGCTCAAGGCGCAACTCGAGCGCGCCATCCGGGGCAACGAGCCGCGCGAGCCGCTGCCGCAGTCGGTGCCCGCCGGCCTGGTCGCCGTCGTCAACCGCCTGCTGGCGTACCAGCCGGAGCGGCGGTATCCCAGCGCGGCCCTCCTCCGCGCCGACCTGCAGGCGTGTCTCGAGGGGCGCCGGCCGTCGGCGCTGGCCGACTGGGACACGCCGGCGACGATGCGCGTCGACGAGGCGACCGAGCGGCGCGTGACGCCGATGGTCCCGCCACCGCTGCCCGCGCTCCCCGGAGCGGCGGGAGCCGTGCCGCCGACCGAGCCGCGGGGTCTGGGCGAGGCCGACGGGCGCGGGTGGGTGCCGCCGCCCATCCCGGTGCGCACCGAAGCTGCTGGCGACGAACGGCCCGGGGCCGCGCCCGCGGCAGCGGGGCGGGCCGACGGGCCGGCGCCGCGACCACGCCGCTTTCGCCGCCTGGTGTCGGCGCTCGTCGTGCTGGTGGTGCTC from Luteitalea sp. TBR-22 includes:
- a CDS encoding FHA domain-containing protein, with the translated sequence MKVAFGRFTFDSATRELLDGEARAHLSPKAFDLLRLLLERRPAVVTKREIQEHLWPDTFVSEANLSVVVAEVRQVIGDDSRQASFIRTVHRVGYAFSGPAQDLAKRQPGRAAEPLCWLVRDDRPFPLADGTYVIGRDPRSDVWVDASGVSRRHARLLVRDGEATVEDLDSSNGTFVRGERVTQPRVLQDGDLIELGAASITYRAWADATAARTERVRREP
- the hypB gene encoding hydrogenase nickel incorporation protein HypB → MSLTPRVLEIRQKVLSRNDELARALRARLRGHGVFTLNLVSSPGTGKTRLLEVLLRRLVERGIRVHALVGDLATDNDAQRLARSGAPVRQILTQGRCHLEAEMIAQHLEGWDLEACDLLVIENVGNLVCPSSYDLGEDARIALLSVTEGEDKPLKYPAIFNSADVAVITKVDLAEACEADLGALHANLQAIRPGITVFETSARTGTGLDALLDWITARQSERGASLQGAAPR
- a CDS encoding protein phosphatase 2C domain-containing protein; protein product: MTEATAVRAWQAAARSDAGRVRTNNEDLPLLDAERGLFGVIDGVGGHAAGELAAAIARDVILQRLARPLGTPAERVREAIALANNEIYRRASTSQELAGMTCVVTLALVADGRLTIGHVGDSRLYTMGVEGLRKRTHDHSPVGEREDANEIGEIEAMRHPRRHEVFRDVGSALRDKDEAHYVDVVEAAIGEDEALLACSDGLTDMVPSSTIERLVREHAGDPAAVAGALVAAANEAGGRDNVTVVYAEGPRFAAALRGALVAAPTRGSSEVGRARPGPVRRLLASRTTWFALGALIGVLGALLLAWRAATLTPIGGRTIVAAPQASASVGTLAQAVQAARPGDVIRLEPGTYAEAVTVPEGVSLRARVTGASVFVRPAGAVGDWTAVTATGVQGGTVAGIRITSTTEAPVQVGVRVIGQGRALELLQVEGPVTSGVELDAGASAALSGSTFAVPSGAVRLGPRAELDATGNLVQAAGRAAGPGVVVGEAARVALRRNVFAGFGASPVAGLPDVEREPLRAANVVVSESSSR
- the hypD gene encoding hydrogenase formation protein HypD, with protein sequence MRYLDEFRDGDLARRLADDITRIVTRPWAIMEVCGGQTHAIIRNGIDQILPPEIELIHGPGCPVCVTPLEVIDQAIAIAARPGVIFCSFGDMLRVPGSSRDLFQVKSEGGDVRVVYSPLDAVRLAQAHPEREVVFFAIGFETTAPANAMAVHVARQHGVRNFSMLVSHVLVPPAIAAIMTAPRNRVQAFLAAGHVCAVMGLRGYPALAERFHVPIVVTGFEPLDVLEGIRRAVRQLEAGEARVENAYARVVTDEGNTAAQRMLAEVFEVSDRAWRGIGTIPGSGWRLADAYREFDAAIRFDVGGIRTAESPLCRSGEVLQGALKPNECPAFGTTCTPRTPLGATMVSGEGACAAYYHYGRFRAAAPTA
- a CDS encoding serine/threonine-protein kinase — its product is MPWQVAGYETDADKPFDQGSFGTVWHARRVRDGLRVALKLVRRAHGADAAERIDAERRGAMLQKAFHEAHGMVPAVFDVGHDADGDLYIAMELIEGGSLAEAIAAGPLPPEVAIGHALAICGFLEKAHGFATTIEGDRYDRLVHADLKPGHIVARHGVDSVAGDLVVLDFGIAKALHKATPLTTNNWGTSAYMSPERLIDGRVDEQVDYWSLGVILFEMLAGHRPYRALQAPSLKAQLERAIRGNEPREPLPQSVPAGLVAVVNRLLAYQPERRYPSAALLRADLQACLEGRRPSALADWDTPATMRVDEATERRVTPMVPPPLPALPGAAGAVPPTEPRGLGEADGRGWVPPPIPVRTEAAGDERPGAAPAAAGRADGPAPRPRRFRRLVSALVVLVVLYLAMLEAVAWLQAERLRDVVPTIDGPSLTAAEASYARVAQNGTLDLGLRLRVNGLLREHLLGLAGRVVEDYRSEQPSLSLSDWKQAQQALQWALRLSPGDRRLEARLALCEAHILRIAPRPGRSAATQATYRRAIDRFRAAARLDPESFDAYLGISRIAVYGLVPADVELASEAMAAAEQRGYVQGRRERALLGDGHMRRGDTLRREARSLSGAERARALEGARDSFTACVEAFEPILGFANAARNIETCKAQLDDVEEALLAAAGSAEPE
- a CDS encoding FHA domain-containing protein; translation: MTTAKAPSGRDIWQAVRDELRLNLYPLPFSTLAPTVYHVYLHAEDFAAIEGIVPAIVAQVGQALTAEVERLNREMGSRVKTIMARLLERDRLGAIEMPPSGWDVHILRDPDEELARGQIGIVSTLAMPAPVEQGGTPTTRIVRSVVGGGARSAAVSEVPVSSVGASGAAVGGAAAARGADVSGGRDRARLVYQDDQGPHTFVMRKDAIAVGRGGSAVWVDVQIATSARVSREHLRIRCDGGGRFFVQDVSVWGTTVDDVAIPPAVQGAEGVLQPGAEHPLPARARIGLAGAIVIAFEALGA
- the hypE gene encoding hydrogenase expression/formation protein HypE, giving the protein MAETALPGPGGGPDFESWACPLPLRDYPRVVLGHGGGGALSEELVRHLFVPAFGNPALDALGDASLVDVPAGRLALSTDGFVVRPLVFPGGSIGELAVNGTVNDLAMRGATPLYLTAGFVIEEGLAMSVLGTVVARMAAAAAAAGVQIVAGDTKVVERGHGDSLYVTTTGVGVVPSGLPPIGPAQARPGDKVLLSGSIGDHGIAVMSVRESLAFETAIVSDCAALHGLVGCILHDDGRIRVLRDPTRGGLAATLNEIATASAVGIVIDERRVPVKPEVRGACDLLGLDPWHVANEGKCVAVVAADAAAEVLAAWRAHPLGRDAAIIGEVEAGRPGLVATRTSLGATRVVPMPLGELLPRIC